In the genome of Streptomyces violaceusniger Tu 4113, the window AGGACGGCGTACCTGCCGGCCGACATGCTCTGAAACGGCGGAGTGATCTTCCCCAGATCATGCAACCCCGCCCAACAACACACCCACCGCCGCGACGCATCCTCACCCAGCCCCAGCCGCTCAGCGATCAGCCCATGCGAGCGGGCCCCCAGCATCACGTCCCACAGCCGACCCGCGATGGCCGCCGTATCCAACAGATGACAGATCAACGGATAGGGCCTCAGCAGCCCCTTTTCCTTCCCCCACAACCGCGCATCGAGCTCAATCCCAGCAGGCGGTAACGGCGTCTCGTCCATGCCGTACGACTACCAGCAGCCACTGACAATCGCCGACCACACGATAGATTGGCGCGCATGCACAACAGCCGCTCCTTGAGTCAAGAACACGCTAAGCCCCTCTAACGCCGCAGGTCACGAAGGGTGCTCTCCGCGCGAGCGGAGGTGAGCCGTCAGCAGGATCGTCACGAGCCCGGTCCATGCCGTGCTCTCCGCGCGAGCGGAGGTGAGCCGGAGATGGCCAAGGGCGGGCAGCCCCAGGCGATGTGCTCTCCGCGCGAGCGGAGGTGAGCCGCACCACATCGACGAGGCGACGGTGGCGGCGAGGTGCTCTCCGCGCGAGCGGAGGTGAGCCGGGTGCCGGTCGCGTGGTTGATCTGGCGGATGGGTGCTCTCCGCGCGAGCGGAGGTGAGCCGCCGCACTGGAAGACCAGCGCCTGGACCGCCTCGTGCTCTCCGCGCGAGCGGAGGTGAGCCGCAAGGGGTGCCGACCGGCGGCGGCGACGTGTGCTCTCCGCGCGAGCGGAGGTGAGCCGAATCGGGACCCCCGCGACCGTGCGACCGGCCCGTGCTCTCCGCGCGAGCGGAGGTGAGCCGTTCATCGCGGCGACCAAGAACGCCGCCGCTCAGTGCTCTCCGGCGAGCGGAGGTGAACCGCCGCGCTCGGTGTACTTGGGGCCCTCGCCGGGGTGCTTTCCGCTCAGGCGGAGGTGACCGGAGCCAGACGCGGCCGACCGGTTGGCCGCGCAGCCACTCCAGTGCGGGAAGCAGATGGTCAGCCCTTGGGGTCCTCCGGCGTACGTCTGCGCAGGCGGAGGTGAGCGGGGTAGCTGTTTACGGAAGTCCTCTCGGTGTGACAGCGGCCAGCTGGAATTCCCCACGTACGGCCAGGTGCGGTGTCACTGTTCGTAGTCGGAATTCAGACGGCCCGGCTGTGTCGCACGGTCCCGGCCCGGGCCCGGGGCTGGCCGCTAGGCGGGGCGGAGACCGTCCATCAGGAGGTTCAGCAGGCGACTGGCCTTGGCTTCACGTTCGGGCCGGGGGGCCACGGTGAAGATGCCGATGAGGGAGGCGGCGATGTCTTCGGCGGTGACGTCGGAGCGGAGGTCGCCTGCCGCGCTGCCGGCGTCGAGAATCGTGGTGATGGCCGCCAGTAGCTCGGTCCGGGTCTGTGCATGGGCGATCTCGCCAGACTCGATCATCGCAAGCAGGGTGTCGAGCATGCCGTTCTTGGTCGCGATCCAGTCCCCGAACATGTCCATCCAGCGCCGCATCGCCGCGCCCGGGGGCAATTGGCCGAGCAGCTCGCGGGCGCCGGTCGTCAGCCGCACGACCTGGTCCCGGTAGACCGCATCGACCAGCGACTCGCGGGTCGGGAAGTGCCGGTAGAGCGTGGCGATGCCGACGCCCGCCTCGCGGGCTATCGCACGCATCGACGGCTCGGCGTCAGCCGACGCGAACATGCGGGTCGCCACCGCGAGCAACTGGTCACGGTTGCGGGTTGCGTCCGCCCGTGGCGAGCGCATCTCCCCCTCGGCAAAAACGGATCGTGCTCCGTTTGTGTTACGGTCACTCATGTAAACGGAGCATAGTCCGTTTCAGTACGCTCCCTCGACCCCAAAGGAGGCAGGCGCACATGCAAGAACAGCGCGATCAATCGCCGACGGACAGCAGCAGGGCGGTCCGGCTCGAATCATTCGGCGGCCCCGAAGTCCTGGACATCCGTGACATTCCCGCTCCGCAGGCCAGTCCGGGACAGGTCCGCGTACGGGTCACCGCGGCTGGCCTCAACCCGATGGACTGGTTCATGACCGCCGACGCGGACACCGCCGCCCGGTTCGGCCTGAGCCTCCCGGCCGGGTTCGGGACCGACTACGCAGGAGTTGTTGACCAGGTCGGTGACGGGGTGACCGGCTTCGCACCTGGCGACCGGGTGTTCGGGGGCGCCCTGTCCCGCGCAGTCGCCGACTTCGTGGTGATCGAACCGGCCGAGGGGACCGCGGCGAACGAGGCCCATCACACCCCCGGCGGCGTCGACGACCGCACCGCCGCCACCCTCACGATCGCCGGCCGCACGGCATCCGCGGCCCTCGCCGTGGTCGACCTCGGCCCGGACGACACAGTGCTGATCGGCGGCGCAGCAGGCGGGGTCGGGGTGTTCGCCGTCCAGTTGGCCAGGATCACAGGAGCACGCGTGATCGGGACGGGATCGGCGACATCAGCCGGTTTCCTGCGCGATCTCGGAGCCGAGCCGGTCGCCTACGGTGACGGCCTGGCCGACCGGGTCCGAACCCTCGCTCCCAGCGGTGTCACCGCCGCCATCGACCTGCACGGAACCGAGACAGTGCACGCCGCGAGGGAACTCGGCGTCCCGGACGGCCGCATCTGCACCATCGCCGCGCAAGTCGACGGCGTGCCGGCGGCCAACGGCGCGAACGCCGCTCCCGGCACCTTGGAAGGGCTCGCCCGGCTGGTCGCGGCGGGCCAACTCCGGGTGCCTCTCGCGGCGAGCTTCCCGATCGAGCAGATCCGCCGTGCGGTCGAGCTCCAGGCCGACCGGCATGTGAAGGGCAAGGTCGTCATCGACCTCTAGCCGCGGCTGCCCGAGACGACCACAGAGCAGGCACCCCCGAACTTCAACGCAGCGTCACCACTAGCGGCCAGATGACTCCCCATCAGGTGGCCGCCAGCGGGGAATTGGAACTGGCCACTGACACGCGGTGGCGTGTCCGCGCGAGCGGTGCCATTTCCAGGTGCTTCCCCGGCCCCGATCGGCATACCTCGTGGAGACTCCTTACTCCTGTACCCCGACGAGGTCTGCGGTCAGTCGAGTTCCCTGGGTCCGTAGTGGGCGGTTTCCGCTCCTGTCATCAAGGCCCAGTAGCGGTCTCCATATGACCAGTGCCACCACTCTGTGGGGTAATTGACCAGGCCAGCGGTGGTGAGCGCAGTGCTCAGGATGTCCCGGTGGGAGCGGGCCCCGCCGCTGATGTTGTCGGCCTGCGTGTAACAGGCATCCGCGCTCTCCTCAGGAGTCGCGTTCATCCGGGTGCCCATGTCGAGTTCGCGGCCGTCGGCATCTGCAAGGGTCAAGTCAACAGCTGCGCCGGCGCTGTGCGGTGCAATCTCGGGAGGAGAGACGTAACGGCTGGCTGCCGAGCGAACCTGTTCAAGGGACCAATCCGGGTGATCGGTCCGCAGTTGATGTGCGTATTCGTCGAAGTAGTGCCGTTGAAGGGACGGTGGACGGTACCCCTCCACGAACAGCAGTCGCATCCCTTCAGGCAACAGTGTCTGTGCTTTGAAAAGTCGATCGAGTACTCCTTTCCGTAGGTTGGCGAAGGCGCCAGCGGAGTCCTGCCACTTCCGCTCATCAACCAACAGACGGCTGTCTCGGCGGACGTCCACGAGCCGCACAGCCTGCCGAGTTCGTCGACCTCATCGTGGTCTCCGCGTGAGCGGAGGTGAGCCGACATGAATCCCTCATCGTTCCCTCGCAGGTGAAGTCCTCTCCGTGCCCCGGGAAAGCAACCGGTGACGCCGCTACTGCGGATCTGTCGGGGCTCATCGCTCGTTTGGCGTAGTTCCTTCGCGTTCGCGCGCCTCGCTTCGGATTTCGTTGCGAAGTGCACGGATCGACCTGATGGCTTTCGCTGCCTTGTGGCAGATGACCGGAATTTGATCTAGTACATGGCTAGCGATCCAGGTGATGCAGGTAAGCCCGGCGATGGTGGCGCTGGCCCATCCGAAGGTTTCCATGGGGCTCACGGGACCACGGGATAGGCAGCCATGGGGATCTTGGTGGATTCCTGTGGACGACTCGTCGGTTGTGGATAACTGCCATGGCCCCGTGCGGGACAGAAGTCCCGCTCCGAAGGGTTTGGTCAGTGCCCCCCCCGCGAACGGAGGTGAGCCGCAGGCCACCGATCCGAGGAAGCGCCGGGCGATGGTGCTCTCAGCGCGAGCGGAGGTGAGCCGCGAAACGCCGTACGGGAGCGATCGCGCGCGGCGTGCTCTCTGTGTGAGCGGAGGCGGGCCGCATGCTGCAACCCTGTTCAGCCGGTTCGGCCGATGTGGATGACCACGATGGTGACGGTGGTTTCTGTGATCTCGTACAGGACCCGGTAACGGCCGACGTGCATGCGGCGCAGGTCCGGGGAGCCGTACTCCGCGGTGCCTGCCGGGCGGGGGGTGTCGGCGAGCAGGTCGACAGCGTCCATCAGCTGCCGCAAGCCGTCAGGGTCGTCCTTGAGAAACCGGGCGGCCGCGTTCACCGCGCCCTCGTCCCAGATGATCGCGTAGGTCAAGAAGCATGCCCCAGCCCGAGCTGAGCACGCACCTGCTCATGCGGCACACCCGTGGCCTCGCCGGACGCCTGCCGCGCCCGGTACTGCGCCAAGGCAAGGGCGTCCTCAAGGTCGGCCAGTTCCTGCGGGTTGATCAGGACCGCCGCAGGCTGGCCATGGTCGGTGATGGTGATCCGCTCACGGGCATGGGACGCGCGACGCACCAGCGACCCGAACCGGGCCCGCGCCTCCGTAATCGGCAACGTGTCACTCATGCAGAGAACTGTACACTTCACGCGCTTCGCGCCGTCACCATCCCGAGCACGAATAGAGACGAGCGATAGGTTGAGGTGCGTGTACGACCGCCGCTCCTTGAATCAAGAAAACGCAAAGCCCCTCTAACATCGCAGGTCGCGAAGGGTGCTCTCCGCGCGAGCGGAGGTGAGCCGCCGGACCCGTACCGGCGTCCGATGCGGTCCCAGTGCTCTCCGCGCGAGCGGAGGTGAGTCGGCCCCGCGCGAGCGGAGGTGAGCCGCCCAGGACTATGGGCGGTACGACCAACACGGGGTCCTCTCCGCGCGAGCGGAGGTGAACCGACCAGGATCACCGCCCGCTCGGGCGGAAGTGAACCAGGTCGATCGGCTGCGTGCCGCGCCCGCCATGGCGCCGAGGGTCGGGGCGTCGGGGACGACGTCCAGGCGGTCGGCGTCCGCATCGAACTTCGCTGCTTGGGCGTGGGCCGGTGAGCTCTGGCGCGGCCGCGGCGAGGATGTCGTCCCACTGCGCGAGGACGCCGCCGCTGGCGGCCGGGGCGACCATGCCGCGCCCGGTCATCATCAGGGTGATGACGGTACACAGCCGAGCGGCTCGCGGCCATCCCGCCGTACGGCCTGGCCGGTGCGCCGCTTCGTCTTCTCCTTGCGGTGGCCGCGGTTCTTCTTCGCCTGCTCGCAGGCGGCAGCCAGGGCTTGGCGGACGAGGTCGACGCCGCTCAGATTGCTGGTCATGGGATCACGCCCCGGCGGTGTCGAGGGGGCGGGCGGCGTATGCGGCATGGGCGGCGGCCTGCTGCCCGAGGCGCCTGGAGCCCCGTTGCCGCGTTGTGGGCCGTTAGCCTGTCGGTATGTCAGAGCGTGTCATGCCCGGTCGCACGGACGGCCTGATCACCCTGGGTGCCGCGGACGCTCTGTGGGTCGATTTGACGGCCGACAGTGCTGTGCCGACTGCTTCTGGGGCATTCACCTGCTCTCCTGCCCACGCCCGGGTGGGGTACGTCCTGCTCGGCGGCCATGTGGTGGCGACGGTGAAGGCGAGCGGCGGTCAGCGGAGTGTTCCGGAGCTTGAGGTACGCCGAGCAGCCGCGGAACTGAACGCGGTTGGGATGGATCGGCAGGACCTGATCCGCATCGGTCCGTTTCGCAGGGCGCCGAGGCAGGAGCGCAACGAGGAAACGCCACTGCGTTGGCGCCAGCGCATCACGGAGGAACTGGAGGAGCTGGGCGGCCCCGAGCGGGCAGCACGAGGTGAAGTCGGCCGGCCGTACCATCTGGCGGGGATCGACTGGCGGCGGACGCTTGTGGAGCAGACCCGCGACGGGACACAGCGGACGTGGTGGCTGCCGCGCGCCGTGGTCAGGCTGCTCGACGCGGCCGAGCACACCGAAACGCAGTGGGTGCAAGCCGCGCGGACCCGCCAGGCAAGCGCAGCCGTCACCGAGCCGCCCTCCCACCCCCGGCAAGCCCAAGACGCCGACGGTCGGCAGACGACCAGCCCCGAGGGCCCCACCGCCTCACTGCGCCCGTACAACGCAGAGCTGGAAGGCCAGCAGTACTCGGTACTCAGCAGGAAGCCCGGTACCTCCCGCAGGGTGGCCGGGTGGGAGTGCGCCGTCTGCCGCACCGCACCCGCCGCAGTCCTCGACCACTGCCATGAACACGGCTACGTCCGCGCCCCCGTCTGCCAGTCCTGCAACACACAGGAACACCCCGACCACCTGTACAGCAACGACATCCGCGTGGCGAACCGCTACACACGCCTCTTCCACACCGACACCGACGACTGGCTCCGCCACTGGCACCGCTGCCCCGGCTGCCGCGCACGCACCACCCTGCCCCTGCCGCACCTCGCCGCATGGACCGCCCACATAGCCTGCCGATCGCTGCGCCCGACCCACCCCGCCCCCCGCGGGCGCAAGCCCTGCGGTGTCCTGCGCGTGTCCTGGACGAGCAGTCAGAACGCGCCCCGTTCCTGCCTGCTCACTGTCGCAGTCGATTTCTGTCCCTCCGGCGAGCACCGTGTCCTGGCGCGAGTCTCCTATCGCGAAGCCGCCGAGCGGTTCCGCCACTGGTTGGCCGAGACGGCCCCTGCCGTGGCCGCCGCGGCCGGTCCTGACCGTTTGGACGGCCTCCCCGCCCAGTCCCGGCCAGTCATCGCGGACACCAGCGGCGAGGGCCTGGCACTGTTCTGAGCGAGCACCGGGAGACTGACACCCCAACAGCACCTCTGCCCCCGACACGGTCACCCCGCACGCCCCAGCGAAAGCGGCATAGGGTCAACACGACGGTGTCGAGCAAGTCCCTGCTCGGCATGCCCTGGCGGTACGCGACCGGCTGCGTCGACCAGCCCGGACTTGTGCACCGGGCCGAAATGATCTGGCACAAGCCCAACCCCATGCCCGGGTCCGCCACCGACCGCGTCGTGGACCATCTTCCATTTCACCCGAGGCCCGCAGTACTGACACGACCCCGAACACGCCCGCCTGCCAAGCATGTGGACCGTGCCCACCACCCCGCTGAAGCCACCGACCGAACTGGAGGACGCCCGGCACTTCGCCGCCATGCCCGAGACCCTGACCCAACACCTGCCTATCCTCGGCTACGCCCCACCGCTCGGAATCGTCCTGGACCCCTTCGGCGGCACCGGCACCACCACGGCCATGGACGTGGCCTGAGCCTGGTCGCTCTCGGGGGAGCGTGTCTGAAAGATCGTGTAAGTCCGTGATGTGGCAGGCTGGTCGGGGCTCTGACCTGGGCCTTTGACCAGCCGGGACGGACGGACATGAACGACAACGAGATCCTGGCCGTCGGACCGGTCGAGGACGAGCTCGTGGATGAGGTCGTCGAGCGGCTGATGGACCGCGCCGACGCCTCGGGTGCTGCCCTGCTGGGTGAAGGCGGGCTGCTGACCGAGGTGACACGGGCCGTGCTGGAGCGGGCCCTGGACGCGGAGATGACCGACCACCTCGGATACGAGAAACACGATCCCGCGGGCCACGGCTCGGGCAACAGCCGCAACGGCACATCGCGCAAGACGGTGCTGACCGATGCCGGGGCGGTCACACTGGCCGTTCCGAGGGACCGTGACGGGTCGTTCGAACCGCAGCTGGTGCCCAAGCACGCCAGGCGGCTTGCGGGCTTCAACGAGCAGGTCCTGTCGCTGTACGCACGCGGCATGTCGGTGCGCGACATCCGCTCGCACCTGGCCGGCATGTACGGCGTCGAGGTCTCACCGGACCTGATCAGCAAGGTCACCGACGCTGTCACCGATGAGCTCGACGCATGGCGGAACAGACCGCTCGACGCGGTCTGGCCGATCATCTACATCGACGCGCTGTGGGTGAAGATCCGCTCCGGATCCGTGGCCTCCCGGCCGGTCTACCTGGCCGTCGGGGTGGACATGGACGGCTGCAAGGACGTGCTCGGCCTGTGGGCCGGCGACGAGGGCGAAGGCGCCACGACCTGGATGACCGTGCTGTCCGAGCTCCGTAACCGCGGGGTCGAGGACGTGTGCATCGTCGCCTGCGACGGGCTGAAGGGCCTGCCCGTCGCGGTCACTGCGACCTGGCCCAAAGCCACCGTTCAGACATGCGTGATCCACTTGATCCGTGCCTCGCTGAGATTCGCCTCCAAACAGCACCACGCAAAGCTGGTCACGGAGTTGAAGGCCATCTACACCGCCCCGACCGAGCAGGCCGCCGAGCAGGCCCTCGCCGACTTCACCGCAGGCGAGCTGGGCCAGCGGTATCCCGCGATCGTGCGGACCTGGCAGGCCGCGTGGAGCGAATTCACCCCCTACCTCGCCTTCCCGCCGGAGATAAGGAAGGTCGTCTACTCGACGAACCTGATCGAGTCGATCAACGCACGGCTGCGGAAAGCCACCCGCAACCGCGGACACTTCCCCTCCGAGCAGGCCGCGTTGAAGGTGCTCTACCTCGCCATCCGTGAGCAGGTCACTCCCAGAGCGCGCGATGTCAACCACGTCGCGGCACACTGGAAGAAGGCACTGAACCAGTTCTCACTCTTCTTCGAGGACCGGCTCAACACCAAGTGAAAATCGAGGACTTACACAAAGTTCCGTACACGCCCTCTCGGGCTGATCGCCATTGTGGCCAACAGCCTGGCCGCGCTGACAGAGGCAAGCGATACGTTGTGGCGCATGTACGACCGCCGCTCCTTGAATCAAGAAAACGCAAAGCCTCTCTAACGTCGCAGG includes:
- a CDS encoding TetR/AcrR family transcriptional regulator; translated protein: MRSPRADATRNRDQLLAVATRMFASADAEPSMRAIAREAGVGIATLYRHFPTRESLVDAVYRDQVVRLTTGARELLGQLPPGAAMRRWMDMFGDWIATKNGMLDTLLAMIESGEIAHAQTRTELLAAITTILDAGSAAGDLRSDVTAEDIAASLIGIFTVAPRPEREAKASRLLNLLMDGLRPA
- a CDS encoding NADP-dependent oxidoreductase; its protein translation is MQEQRDQSPTDSSRAVRLESFGGPEVLDIRDIPAPQASPGQVRVRVTAAGLNPMDWFMTADADTAARFGLSLPAGFGTDYAGVVDQVGDGVTGFAPGDRVFGGALSRAVADFVVIEPAEGTAANEAHHTPGGVDDRTAATLTIAGRTASAALAVVDLGPDDTVLIGGAAGGVGVFAVQLARITGARVIGTGSATSAGFLRDLGAEPVAYGDGLADRVRTLAPSGVTAAIDLHGTETVHAARELGVPDGRICTIAAQVDGVPAANGANAAPGTLEGLARLVAAGQLRVPLAASFPIEQIRRAVELQADRHVKGKVVIDL
- a CDS encoding M15 family metallopeptidase codes for the protein MRLVDVRRDSRLLVDERKWQDSAGAFANLRKGVLDRLFKAQTLLPEGMRLLFVEGYRPPSLQRHYFDEYAHQLRTDHPDWSLEQVRSAASRYVSPPEIAPHSAGAAVDLTLADADGRELDMGTRMNATPEESADACYTQADNISGGARSHRDILSTALTTAGLVNYPTEWWHWSYGDRYWALMTGAETAHYGPRELD
- a CDS encoding type II toxin-antitoxin system RelE family toxin, translating into MTYAIIWDEGAVNAAARFLKDDPDGLRQLMDAVDLLADTPRPAGTAEYGSPDLRRMHVGRYRVLYEITETTVTIVVIHIGRTG
- a CDS encoding type II toxin-antitoxin system Phd/YefM family antitoxin, with amino-acid sequence MSDTLPITEARARFGSLVRRASHARERITITDHGQPAAVLINPQELADLEDALALAQYRARQASGEATGVPHEQVRAQLGLGHAS
- a CDS encoding endonuclease domain-containing protein, translating into MSERVMPGRTDGLITLGAADALWVDLTADSAVPTASGAFTCSPAHARVGYVLLGGHVVATVKASGGQRSVPELEVRRAAAELNAVGMDRQDLIRIGPFRRAPRQERNEETPLRWRQRITEELEELGGPERAARGEVGRPYHLAGIDWRRTLVEQTRDGTQRTWWLPRAVVRLLDAAEHTETQWVQAARTRQASAAVTEPPSHPRQAQDADGRQTTSPEGPTASLRPYNAELEGQQYSVLSRKPGTSRRVAGWECAVCRTAPAAVLDHCHEHGYVRAPVCQSCNTQEHPDHLYSNDIRVANRYTRLFHTDTDDWLRHWHRCPGCRARTTLPLPHLAAWTAHIACRSLRPTHPAPRGRKPCGVLRVSWTSSQNAPRSCLLTVAVDFCPSGEHRVLARVSYREAAERFRHWLAETAPAVAAAAGPDRLDGLPAQSRPVIADTSGEGLALF
- a CDS encoding DNA methyltransferase, which gives rise to MPTTPLKPPTELEDARHFAAMPETLTQHLPILGYAPPLGIVLDPFGGTGTTTAMDVA
- a CDS encoding IS256 family transposase codes for the protein MNDNEILAVGPVEDELVDEVVERLMDRADASGAALLGEGGLLTEVTRAVLERALDAEMTDHLGYEKHDPAGHGSGNSRNGTSRKTVLTDAGAVTLAVPRDRDGSFEPQLVPKHARRLAGFNEQVLSLYARGMSVRDIRSHLAGMYGVEVSPDLISKVTDAVTDELDAWRNRPLDAVWPIIYIDALWVKIRSGSVASRPVYLAVGVDMDGCKDVLGLWAGDEGEGATTWMTVLSELRNRGVEDVCIVACDGLKGLPVAVTATWPKATVQTCVIHLIRASLRFASKQHHAKLVTELKAIYTAPTEQAAEQALADFTAGELGQRYPAIVRTWQAAWSEFTPYLAFPPEIRKVVYSTNLIESINARLRKATRNRGHFPSEQAALKVLYLAIREQVTPRARDVNHVAAHWKKALNQFSLFFEDRLNTK